A portion of the Novosphingobium sp. KA1 genome contains these proteins:
- a CDS encoding helix-turn-helix domain-containing protein has translation MTEDADKNGGPNYLQAWREFRKMTQAELAAAVGTNQNMIGYLEAGERGLSAKWLRRLAPALRTQPGFILEHNPFDLPTDIVEIWINASETERRQLVNLAQAIVRTGTDG, from the coding sequence ATGACCGAAGACGCTGACAAAAATGGTGGACCGAACTACCTGCAGGCATGGCGGGAGTTCCGCAAAATGACGCAGGCTGAGCTGGCCGCCGCCGTTGGCACCAATCAGAATATGATTGGCTACCTTGAGGCTGGTGAACGCGGGCTTTCTGCGAAGTGGCTGCGCCGCCTAGCCCCGGCGCTAAGGACGCAGCCCGGCTTCATCCTGGAGCATAATCCATTCGATCTTCCGACCGACATCGTGGAAATCTGGATAAACGCGAGCGAGACCGAGCGCCGCCAACTGGTGAACCTTGCGCAAGCGATCGTCCGCACTGGTACTGATGGTTGA
- a CDS encoding ERF family protein produces MNAVTPIEATTGADVPAVYMAISNVMEQMAKEGIGKDRRNTQQGYNFRGIDDVYNALCGVLASNRLLMLPFVVDQKREERQSAKGGVLNYTILTVDFKLVSALDGSKDTVRMVGEAMDSADKSSNKAQSAAMKYAALQVFMIPTEGDNDADATTHDLAPRQQQEVRPVNTAQLSKLKIMLDALKLTEVEWLRAFGAPSGALLHQLPEAKFREAVDDLEQRMANAAKQQSNRSGAQSGDLTDDQIPY; encoded by the coding sequence ATGAACGCTGTGACCCCCATTGAAGCTACGACCGGCGCTGATGTCCCCGCTGTCTACATGGCGATTTCCAACGTCATGGAGCAGATGGCCAAGGAGGGCATCGGCAAGGATCGTCGCAACACCCAGCAGGGCTACAACTTCCGCGGCATCGATGACGTGTACAACGCGCTCTGCGGCGTGCTGGCGTCCAACCGGCTGCTGATGCTGCCCTTCGTTGTCGATCAGAAGCGGGAAGAGCGCCAGTCCGCGAAGGGCGGCGTCCTCAACTACACGATCCTGACTGTCGACTTCAAACTGGTCTCGGCGCTGGACGGCTCCAAGGACACCGTCCGCATGGTCGGCGAGGCCATGGATAGCGCCGACAAGAGCAGCAACAAGGCTCAGTCGGCGGCCATGAAGTACGCTGCGCTGCAGGTCTTCATGATCCCGACCGAGGGCGACAACGACGCGGACGCGACGACGCACGATCTGGCACCTCGCCAGCAGCAGGAGGTGCGGCCGGTAAACACCGCGCAGCTCTCCAAGCTCAAGATCATGCTCGATGCGCTCAAGCTGACTGAGGTCGAGTGGCTGCGCGCGTTCGGCGCCCCAAGCGGCGCGCTGCTTCACCAGCTCCCCGAAGCCAAGTTCCGTGAGGCGGTCGACGACCTCGAACAGCGGATGGCCAACGCCGCGAAGCAGCAGAGCAACCGCTCCGGCGCTCAGTCCGGCGACCTCACCGACGACCAAATTCCTTACTGA